A region from the Nostoc sp. HK-01 genome encodes:
- a CDS encoding adenosine/AMP deaminase, with the protein MLRRAPLYFFLGILTSSSCFIFSVAAQVPSTSNSQQSSTRSEAQAASWFEAHRSQPAALRAFVQRMPKGGDIHSHLSGAVYAEHYLEWAATDGYCVNPKVGTLVEPKACNQDSSYFPASELFNRTSVYDSLINRWSTRNLQFAGKSGHDQFFEAFAGFGTISDSMSRRDDMVASVANRAASQHITYLELMLTVQGSEVRQLGREVGWNQDFQAMHEQLLKRGLTELVTLGSQQLTQLESEVAKTLGCGTPKPQPGCTVTVRYLQQTTRTKSPVEVFAQLAYAFALASSSKQVVGINLVAPEDHPIALRDYTLQMQMLQFLKRQYPNVKVSLHAGELTLGLVPTENLRFHIRQAVEVAQASRIGHGVDILFEERPFELMKQMQQRGVLVEICLTSNEVILNVQGNQHPFMEYWKAGVPMTLASDDEGISRIDLSHEYLLAATRYGLAYKDLKRLVRNSLEYSFAPGNSLWKSPEFKAMVPACASDTPGDTSVSTGCSTFLQKSDRARIQWQLESEFARFESLQNWL; encoded by the coding sequence ATGCTTAGACGAGCGCCCTTATATTTTTTTTTAGGAATATTAACGAGTTCTAGCTGTTTCATCTTCAGTGTAGCAGCCCAAGTCCCATCTACATCTAATTCGCAGCAGTCCTCAACTCGAAGTGAAGCTCAAGCTGCTAGTTGGTTTGAAGCTCATCGCTCCCAGCCAGCAGCTTTACGAGCATTTGTACAGCGAATGCCGAAGGGAGGAGATATTCACAGTCATCTAAGCGGGGCTGTGTACGCAGAACATTATCTGGAGTGGGCTGCAACTGATGGATATTGTGTGAATCCAAAAGTGGGGACTTTAGTTGAACCTAAAGCTTGTAATCAGGACAGTAGCTATTTTCCCGCCTCAGAATTGTTCAACCGAACATCTGTTTATGACTCCCTAATCAATCGTTGGTCTACCCGTAACCTGCAATTTGCGGGAAAATCTGGACATGACCAATTTTTTGAGGCTTTTGCTGGATTTGGGACAATATCAGACTCTATGAGCCGTCGGGATGATATGGTCGCGTCAGTAGCAAATCGGGCAGCTTCGCAGCATATTACCTATCTAGAGTTAATGCTGACTGTTCAGGGGAGTGAGGTTCGACAGCTAGGGCGTGAAGTGGGTTGGAATCAAGACTTCCAAGCGATGCACGAGCAATTGCTCAAACGAGGATTAACCGAGCTAGTGACACTCGGCTCTCAGCAATTAACACAGTTGGAGAGTGAAGTTGCGAAAACACTCGGTTGCGGCACTCCAAAGCCACAGCCTGGATGTACAGTAACGGTGCGCTATTTGCAGCAAACTACCAGAACAAAATCGCCTGTGGAAGTATTTGCTCAGTTAGCTTATGCTTTTGCACTGGCTTCATCGTCCAAGCAGGTAGTTGGGATCAATCTCGTCGCCCCAGAGGATCACCCGATCGCACTGCGTGACTACACCTTGCAAATGCAGATGCTACAATTTCTCAAACGTCAATATCCCAATGTTAAAGTTTCACTTCATGCTGGAGAGTTAACTTTAGGGTTAGTTCCAACTGAGAATTTACGTTTTCATATTCGGCAAGCTGTAGAAGTAGCACAAGCATCTCGCATTGGACATGGTGTGGATATTCTTTTTGAAGAGCGTCCTTTTGAGTTGATGAAGCAGATGCAACAGCGTGGCGTGTTGGTTGAAATCTGCCTAACCAGCAATGAAGTCATTTTGAATGTCCAGGGAAATCAGCATCCTTTTATGGAGTATTGGAAAGCTGGAGTACCAATGACCCTTGCTTCCGATGATGAAGGTATTTCCCGCATCGATTTGAGTCATGAGTATCTGTTAGCAGCAACCAGATATGGGCTGGCATATAAAGACCTCAAGCGACTGGTTCGCAATAGCTTAGAATATAGTTTCGCTCCCGGAAATAGTCTTTGGAAGTCGCCTGAATTTAAGGCAATGGTTCCCGCTTGTGCCAGCGATACCCCTGGTGATACCTCTGTTTCTACCGGATGCAGTACTTTTTTGCAAAAGAGCGATCGCGCACGGATTCAATGGCAACTAGAGTCGGAATTTGCTCGGTTTGAGTCTTTGCAAAACTGGCTTTGA
- the ackA gene encoding acetate kinase has product MKILVLNAGSSSQKSCLYEIADDALPQSAPKPLWEGKVNWTQDRGVAEIEVKTASGATLHESIYGDSRQAHVAYMLYTLSRGATKVIGQLSEIDVVGHRVVHGGQDYRHSVVITEEVKKAIARLSNLAPAHNPAALEGIEAIEKSLGEVTQVAVFDTGFHSTLPDAAAIYPGPYEWVEQGIRRYGFHGVSHQYCAGRAAQVLERDLPSLRIISCHLGNGCSLAAIKDGRSIDTTMGFTPLDGLMMGSRCGSIDPGILIYLLRQSNYSAESLDYVLNKASGLRGISGVSSDLPKVIEAIAQGNDRAQLAWDMYVHRLRSGIGSMLASLGGLDVLLFTAGIGEKSAGIRQAVCEAFGFLGLKIDQEKNQNQPVDQDIATPDSTVRVLVIHTQEDWAIAQQSWQIMKKNV; this is encoded by the coding sequence ATGAAAATCCTAGTACTAAATGCTGGTTCTAGCAGCCAAAAAAGTTGCCTGTATGAAATAGCCGATGATGCTTTACCCCAATCAGCACCCAAACCACTTTGGGAAGGAAAAGTCAACTGGACTCAAGACCGAGGTGTGGCAGAAATTGAGGTAAAAACAGCTTCCGGCGCAACTCTGCATGAATCCATATATGGGGATTCACGCCAAGCACACGTTGCTTATATGCTTTATACCCTCAGCCGTGGTGCGACTAAAGTCATTGGACAACTGTCAGAAATTGATGTGGTGGGACATCGTGTGGTTCATGGTGGGCAAGATTACCGTCATAGTGTGGTGATTACTGAAGAAGTTAAAAAGGCGATCGCTCGTCTCTCTAATCTCGCTCCAGCACACAATCCAGCAGCTTTAGAAGGCATCGAAGCAATCGAGAAAAGTTTAGGGGAAGTCACTCAAGTAGCAGTATTTGATACTGGATTTCATTCCACTCTCCCGGATGCGGCTGCAATTTATCCCGGCCCTTATGAATGGGTAGAACAAGGTATTCGCCGCTATGGCTTTCATGGTGTCAGTCATCAATATTGCGCTGGGCGGGCGGCGCAAGTTCTCGAACGAGATTTACCATCGTTGCGAATTATTAGTTGTCACTTGGGTAACGGTTGTTCGTTAGCCGCAATTAAAGATGGTCGCAGCATTGATACAACAATGGGTTTTACACCCTTAGATGGTTTAATGATGGGGAGTCGTTGCGGTTCCATCGACCCAGGAATTTTAATTTACCTCCTGCGTCAGTCTAATTATTCAGCCGAGAGTTTAGATTATGTCTTAAATAAAGCATCAGGCTTACGGGGAATTTCGGGCGTATCTAGCGATTTACCCAAAGTAATTGAAGCGATCGCCCAAGGTAACGACCGCGCCCAACTTGCTTGGGATATGTATGTCCATCGTCTGCGCTCTGGTATTGGTTCAATGCTGGCTAGTCTGGGCGGATTAGATGTATTGTTATTTACCGCAGGTATAGGTGAAAAATCTGCCGGAATTCGTCAAGCTGTCTGCGAAGCCTTTGGATTTTTGGGTTTGAAAATTGACCAGGAGAAAAATCAAAATCAACCTGTTGATCAAGATATCGCCACACCTGATTCTACAGTGCGGGTATTAGTGATACATACTCAAGAAGATTGGGCGATCGCGCAACAATCTTGGCAAATTATGAAAAAGAATGTTTAA
- the atpC_1 gene encoding F0F1 ATP synthase subunit epsilon, producing MTLTVRVISPDKTVWDAEAEEVILPSTTGQLGILSGHAPLLTALDTGVMRVRPSKNANWQAIALLGGFAEVEAGEVTILVNGAERGDTIDLDAARTAYNEAQTRLAQVPAGDRQAQIQATQAFKRARARFQAAGGLI from the coding sequence ATGACATTAACCGTTCGTGTAATTTCCCCAGACAAAACAGTGTGGGATGCTGAAGCTGAAGAAGTGATTTTACCCAGTACAACTGGTCAGCTAGGTATCCTAAGTGGACACGCACCTCTGTTGACAGCCTTAGATACAGGTGTGATGCGCGTCCGTCCCAGCAAAAATGCTAACTGGCAAGCGATCGCTCTTTTGGGTGGTTTCGCAGAAGTTGAAGCTGGTGAAGTGACAATCTTAGTAAATGGTGCGGAACGTGGCGACACCATTGACTTAGATGCTGCACGCACAGCATACAATGAAGCCCAAACTCGCCTAGCTCAAGTACCAGCAGGCGATCGCCAAGCTCAAATTCAAGCAACACAAGCCTTCAAACGCGCCCGCGCTCGTTTTCAAGCTGCTGGCGGTTTGATATAA
- the atpB gene encoding ATP synthase beta subunit, producing MVTTAEKTNIGYITQIIGPVVDVKFPGGKLPRIYNALTIKGTNEAGQNINLTVEVQQLLGDNQVRAVAMSSTDGLVRGLEVVDTGAAISVPVGKATLGRIFNVLGEPVDNRGPVNAEETLPIHRDAPKLTDLETKPSVFETGIKVVDLLTPYRRGGKIGLFGGAGVGKTVIMMELINNIATQHGGVSVFAGVGERTREGNDLYNEMIESGVINNENLNESKIALVYGQMNEPPGARMRVGLSGLTMAEYFRDVNKQDVLLFVDNIFRFVQAGSEVSALLGRMPSAVGYQPTLGTDVGALQERITSTTEGSITSIQAVYVPADDLTDPAPATTFAHLDGTTVLSRGLASKGIYPAVDPLGSTSTMLQPNIVGDEHYNTARAVQATLQRYKELQDIIAILGLDELSEDDRLIVARARKVERFLSQPFFVAEVFTGSPGKYVKLEDTIKGFQKILSGELDDLPEQAFYLVGDINEAIAKAQKLKG from the coding sequence ATGGTCACCACCGCAGAAAAAACAAACATAGGCTACATTACCCAAATCATTGGTCCCGTTGTAGACGTTAAATTCCCTGGCGGTAAATTACCGCGAATCTACAACGCTTTGACCATCAAAGGCACGAACGAAGCTGGACAGAACATCAACCTCACCGTTGAAGTACAGCAATTGCTGGGCGACAACCAAGTGCGAGCAGTGGCGATGAGTTCCACCGATGGTCTAGTACGCGGTTTGGAAGTTGTCGATACAGGCGCTGCCATCAGTGTACCAGTGGGTAAAGCTACCCTGGGTCGGATTTTCAACGTACTTGGCGAACCTGTTGACAACAGAGGGCCAGTAAATGCGGAGGAAACCTTACCTATCCACCGCGATGCTCCTAAACTAACTGACCTGGAAACCAAACCTTCCGTTTTCGAGACTGGGATTAAGGTTGTTGACCTGCTAACTCCCTATCGACGTGGCGGTAAGATTGGTCTGTTCGGCGGTGCAGGTGTCGGCAAGACCGTGATCATGATGGAGTTGATTAACAACATCGCTACCCAGCACGGCGGCGTATCCGTATTTGCTGGTGTAGGTGAGCGTACCCGTGAAGGGAATGACCTCTACAACGAAATGATTGAATCTGGGGTTATCAACAACGAGAACCTCAACGAATCAAAAATCGCGCTGGTTTACGGTCAGATGAACGAACCACCCGGAGCTAGAATGCGGGTTGGTTTGTCTGGTTTGACAATGGCTGAGTACTTCCGTGATGTGAACAAACAAGACGTATTGCTGTTTGTTGACAACATCTTCCGCTTTGTACAAGCAGGTTCGGAAGTATCAGCTTTGTTAGGTCGGATGCCCTCGGCGGTAGGATATCAGCCTACACTGGGTACTGACGTAGGCGCTCTGCAAGAACGGATTACTTCGACAACAGAAGGTTCTATTACCTCTATCCAAGCGGTATACGTACCTGCGGACGACTTAACCGACCCTGCGCCTGCAACTACCTTCGCTCACTTGGACGGTACAACTGTACTGTCTCGTGGTTTGGCATCTAAAGGTATCTATCCAGCGGTTGATCCGTTAGGTTCTACCTCGACAATGTTGCAGCCCAACATTGTCGGTGACGAACACTACAACACTGCTCGTGCTGTCCAAGCAACCTTACAACGCTACAAAGAACTACAAGACATCATCGCCATTCTCGGTCTGGATGAATTGTCTGAAGACGACCGTCTGATTGTAGCCCGCGCCCGGAAAGTTGAGCGCTTCTTGTCTCAGCCCTTCTTCGTAGCAGAAGTATTCACCGGTTCTCCTGGTAAATACGTAAAATTGGAAGATACCATCAAAGGCTTCCAGAAGATTCTGTCTGGTGAATTAGATGATCTGCCAGAACAAGCCTTCTACTTAGTAGGCGATATCAACGAAGCGATCGCCAAAGCCCAAAAGCTTAAAGGCTAG
- a CDS encoding histone deacetylase superfamily protein, which yields MLPVIYSDEFLNHKTGNYHPEKPERLTAIVNALKEAAFAEKIAWREPTPVADKPSLMSLLLQAHSPAYVKKLGEISASGGGYLDGDTPVSPHSYDVALLAVSAWLDGVDIVLAEENPAFVLARPPGHHAESDAGMGFCLFSNAAIAAFYALEQAEIKRVAILDWDVHHGNGTQAIVETHPQIAYCSLHQYPCYPGTGKASEHGYHNNVLNAPLPPGSNISVYRPLLENKLLPFLQNFQPDLLIVSAGYDANAADPLASMNLLPEDYGLFTEYCLGITRKILFGLEGGYDFSSLSQSVLATIERCL from the coding sequence ATGCTCCCAGTCATCTATTCTGATGAGTTTTTGAATCACAAGACTGGAAATTATCATCCAGAAAAACCAGAACGTCTGACGGCGATCGTCAACGCTTTAAAAGAAGCTGCGTTTGCTGAAAAGATTGCTTGGCGCGAGCCTACTCCAGTCGCCGACAAACCATCTCTAATGTCTTTGTTATTACAAGCTCACAGCCCAGCTTACGTTAAAAAACTTGGGGAAATTTCTGCTAGTGGTGGTGGCTATCTCGATGGTGATACCCCAGTTTCTCCCCATAGCTATGATGTAGCCTTATTGGCGGTGAGTGCTTGGCTAGATGGTGTTGATATTGTCTTAGCTGAAGAAAATCCCGCTTTTGTGTTGGCGCGTCCACCAGGACATCATGCAGAAAGTGATGCAGGGATGGGTTTTTGTTTATTTTCTAATGCGGCGATCGCGGCTTTTTATGCTTTAGAACAAGCAGAAATTAAGCGTGTCGCTATTCTCGATTGGGATGTACATCATGGTAATGGAACTCAGGCGATCGTGGAAACTCACCCACAGATTGCCTACTGTTCTCTCCATCAGTATCCTTGCTATCCCGGTACTGGCAAAGCTTCTGAACATGGTTATCATAATAATGTTTTAAATGCGCCGCTGCCGCCTGGTAGCAATATCTCTGTCTATCGCCCACTTTTAGAAAATAAGTTACTCCCATTCTTACAAAACTTTCAGCCTGATTTATTAATTGTCAGCGCCGGTTATGATGCTAACGCCGCAGATCCTTTGGCAAGTATGAATTTACTACCAGAAGATTATGGTTTATTTACTGAATATTGTTTGGGTATAACGCGGAAAATTCTCTTTGGTTTGGAAGGCGGCTACGATTTTTCTAGTCTTTCTCAGTCTGTGTTAGCCACAATTGAACGCTGTTTATGA
- a CDS encoding phosphate ABC transporter ATPase subunit → MTQNDNKSKPSNGTLTQARTVFDVEGLKVYYSGFLALLDVYIKIPEQQIVAFIGPSGCGKSTLLRCFNRMNDLIPGAKVEGRLNYRDRNIYDPKINSVKLRRQVGMVFQRPNPFPKSIYENIAFGPRSNGYKGNLDELVEDSLRRAAIWDEVKDKLKGKGTALSGGQQQRLCIARAIAMKPDVLLMDEPCSALDPISTRQVEELCLELKQQYTIIMVTHNMQQASRVADWTAFFNTEIDEHGKRRGKLVEFNPTVQLFSSPNTREAEEYISGRFG, encoded by the coding sequence ATGACTCAAAATGATAATAAAAGTAAGCCAAGTAATGGCACACTCACTCAAGCAAGAACTGTGTTTGATGTTGAGGGTTTGAAAGTTTATTACAGTGGTTTTTTGGCCTTGCTGGATGTTTATATAAAAATTCCCGAACAACAAATTGTGGCTTTTATTGGCCCTAGTGGTTGTGGTAAAAGTACACTCTTGCGGTGTTTCAACCGGATGAATGATTTAATACCGGGAGCAAAGGTTGAGGGTAGATTAAATTACCGCGATCGCAACATTTATGATCCTAAAATTAACTCAGTCAAATTACGTCGCCAAGTCGGGATGGTGTTTCAAAGACCAAATCCTTTTCCCAAATCTATATATGAAAATATTGCTTTTGGCCCCCGTTCTAACGGTTATAAAGGGAACTTGGATGAATTAGTTGAAGATTCCCTTAGACGTGCCGCCATTTGGGATGAAGTCAAAGATAAGCTCAAAGGCAAAGGTACAGCATTATCTGGTGGACAACAACAACGGCTATGTATTGCCAGGGCGATCGCCATGAAACCAGATGTATTATTAATGGATGAACCTTGTTCTGCCCTTGATCCTATTTCTACCCGTCAAGTAGAAGAACTCTGCCTAGAACTCAAGCAGCAATACACCATTATTATGGTAACGCATAACATGCAGCAAGCTTCCAGAGTTGCAGATTGGACAGCATTTTTCAATACTGAAATTGATGAACATGGCAAACGCCGTGGCAAATTAGTTGAATTTAATCCGACAGTTCAACTTTTCTCTTCTCCTAATACAAGAGAAGCAGAAGAATATATTAGTGGTCGTTTTGGTTAG
- a CDS encoding phosphate transport system permease protein 2, with translation MATSYQGNDFFDSSSEFTDNIEKRESLGKVFEILFLIGLLIGLFILALLVFDIGQDGLSRFLTPGFLTETPSRFPDEGGIRPAIIGSILLAIIVMLVAVPIGVGAALYLEEYAPKAWWTAIIEINISNLAGVPSIVYGLLGLGVFNYLLGFGPALISGALTLSLLSLPVIIVTSREAIRAVPDSLRHASYGLGVTKWQTIYHHVIPYAIPGILTGVIISVSRAVGDAACLLVVGAVSFLTFNPGLFQRFMALPIQIFSYLSRPEPGFANSSAATIIVMMLLILVLNGIAIYVRQRFSINR, from the coding sequence ATGGCTACAAGTTATCAAGGTAATGACTTTTTCGATTCGAGTTCAGAATTTACTGATAATATTGAAAAAAGAGAGTCATTAGGGAAAGTATTTGAAATACTTTTTTTAATAGGTTTATTGATTGGTTTATTTATCTTGGCATTGCTAGTTTTTGATATTGGTCAAGATGGATTATCCAGATTTTTAACACCAGGTTTTTTAACAGAAACTCCATCTCGTTTCCCGGATGAGGGAGGAATTCGCCCAGCAATTATAGGGAGTATCCTTTTGGCAATTATTGTGATGTTAGTCGCAGTGCCAATTGGAGTGGGTGCAGCTTTATATTTAGAAGAATATGCACCTAAAGCTTGGTGGACTGCGATTATTGAAATTAATATTAGTAATCTCGCAGGTGTACCTTCTATTGTTTATGGGTTGCTGGGTTTAGGAGTATTTAATTATTTGCTTGGTTTTGGCCCGGCATTAATTTCTGGAGCCTTAACGTTATCTTTGTTATCCTTACCAGTAATTATCGTTACATCTAGAGAAGCGATTCGTGCAGTTCCAGATTCTTTACGACATGCTTCTTATGGTTTGGGTGTGACAAAATGGCAAACTATTTACCATCACGTTATACCTTATGCAATTCCTGGGATATTAACAGGGGTGATTATTTCTGTATCGCGTGCTGTTGGTGATGCAGCTTGTTTACTTGTTGTCGGGGCTGTCAGTTTTCTGACTTTTAACCCTGGTTTATTCCAGAGATTTATGGCTTTACCGATTCAAATTTTTAGTTATCTGAGTCGCCCAGAACCGGGGTTTGCTAATTCATCAGCTGCAACAATTATTGTGATGATGCTTTTAATTTTAGTGTTGAATGGAATAGCTATTTATGTGCGACAACGCTTTTCGATAAATAGGTAA
- a CDS encoding phosphate ABC transporter, inner membrane subunit PstC, whose translation MSAINNQNGFQEDSRRSLDKKPSEDITEKIIAAILFCCGLVSVLTTFGIVIIIFQVTFEFFQEVPLSDFFLDTKWTPLFAERHFGIWPLISGTFLTTITAMAVAIPLGLSSAIYLSEYAQPKVAAILRPAVELLAGIPTVVYGYFALLFVTPFLRNFLPLEIFNAMSAGLMMGVMITPTVGSISLDAIQAVPNSLREGAYALGITKLESIFKVLLPAALSGITASIILGISRAVGETMTVVIAAGQQPKLTVNLMESVETMTAYMAQISGGDSPRGSLNFKTLYAVGAVLFLLTLALNIVSYWVSHRFKEKYD comes from the coding sequence ATGAGCGCCATAAATAATCAAAATGGATTTCAGGAAGATTCTAGGCGATCGCTAGACAAAAAACCATCAGAAGATATTACAGAAAAGATTATTGCCGCAATCTTATTTTGTTGTGGTTTAGTTTCTGTACTAACTACATTTGGCATTGTCATTATTATCTTTCAGGTAACATTTGAGTTTTTCCAAGAAGTCCCACTCTCTGACTTTTTTCTGGATACGAAATGGACACCTTTATTTGCTGAAAGACATTTTGGTATTTGGCCTTTAATTAGTGGAACTTTTTTAACCACTATCACAGCTATGGCTGTAGCTATTCCTTTGGGTTTATCTTCAGCAATTTATTTAAGTGAATATGCTCAACCCAAAGTAGCTGCAATTTTGCGTCCCGCAGTGGAACTTTTAGCAGGGATACCAACAGTTGTTTATGGCTACTTTGCCCTATTATTTGTTACTCCATTCCTGAGAAATTTTCTGCCTCTAGAAATATTTAATGCCATGAGTGCAGGGTTAATGATGGGAGTAATGATTACTCCTACAGTCGGTTCTATTAGTTTAGATGCTATCCAAGCTGTGCCGAATTCTTTAAGAGAAGGTGCTTATGCTTTAGGAATCACGAAATTAGAATCCATTTTTAAAGTCTTATTACCAGCAGCACTTTCAGGAATTACAGCTTCGATTATTTTAGGCATTTCCCGCGCTGTTGGTGAAACTATGACTGTTGTTATCGCCGCTGGACAACAGCCAAAACTGACAGTGAATCTGATGGAGTCAGTAGAAACAATGACAGCTTATATGGCACAAATTTCTGGTGGAGATAGCCCTCGTGGAAGTCTCAATTTTAAAACTTTATATGCGGTAGGGGCTGTTTTATTTTTGCTAACTTTGGCTTTAAATATTGTCAGCTACTGGGTTTCTCATCGCTTTAAAGAAAAATACGATTAA
- a CDS encoding phosphate binding protein → MNFISQFKNNLCLIFLLVTSYSITACSSNEEKQKQVSIDGAAVGFPISLAVAEEYHNVKADAVVSVASSGTGGGISKFCAGEIDIVGASRTIRDEEIAKCKSKNIEFLEIPIALDGIAVIVNSQNDFVKCLTVDELKTIWSAKSDGKILTWNQVNPKFPNEKMKLYAPASDTGTFDYFTQAVTGKAKNGRTDYTPSHNQNTLVQGIAGDKYSLGYVGISYYIQNQDKLNLVAVENLNGKCEKPVPIDNVVRNIYTPLSRPLFIYVSKKSLDTKQTVREFVDFYLENSWKWVDSAGYVALPDEAYVKVKQKFLKGETGTKFKKAKPGQPITNFI, encoded by the coding sequence ATGAATTTTATTTCGCAATTTAAAAATAATCTATGCTTGATATTTTTGCTTGTGACTAGCTACAGCATTACAGCTTGTAGCAGTAATGAAGAAAAGCAGAAACAAGTAAGTATTGATGGTGCGGCTGTAGGTTTTCCGATTTCTTTAGCAGTGGCGGAAGAATATCATAATGTGAAAGCTGATGCTGTAGTTAGCGTTGCTTCTAGTGGAACTGGAGGCGGAATTAGTAAATTTTGTGCAGGTGAAATTGATATTGTAGGTGCTTCTCGTACCATTCGAGATGAAGAAATTGCCAAATGTAAAAGTAAAAATATTGAATTTTTGGAAATTCCTATTGCTTTAGATGGCATAGCAGTTATTGTCAATAGTCAGAACGATTTTGTGAAATGTCTGACAGTTGATGAATTAAAAACCATCTGGAGTGCCAAATCAGACGGAAAAATTTTAACTTGGAATCAAGTTAATCCTAAGTTTCCCAATGAGAAAATGAAACTTTATGCACCTGCATCTGATACAGGTACATTTGATTATTTTACTCAAGCGGTAACAGGTAAAGCGAAAAATGGTCGTACAGACTATACTCCCAGCCACAATCAAAATACTTTGGTACAAGGAATTGCGGGTGATAAATATTCTTTAGGTTATGTTGGGATTTCTTATTACATTCAAAATCAAGATAAGCTAAATTTAGTAGCTGTGGAAAACCTTAATGGCAAATGTGAAAAACCTGTACCAATAGACAATGTAGTTAGAAATATTTACACACCTTTATCTCGTCCTTTGTTTATTTATGTGAGTAAAAAATCCTTAGATACAAAGCAAACAGTGAGAGAATTTGTCGATTTTTATTTAGAAAATTCGTGGAAATGGGTAGACAGTGCTGGTTATGTTGCCTTACCTGATGAAGCCTACGTGAAAGTGAAGCAAAAATTTCTCAAGGGTGAAACAGGAACTAAATTCAAAAAAGCTAAACCAGGTCAACCAATTACTAATTTTATTTAA
- a CDS encoding sulfate ABC transporter periplasmic sulfate-binding protein, with translation MNKSQHPARWGIFQIEHIYTCIEKTAQVMQVLSQQIIGIWLNQHAVKRFTYLFFLGTILSVVITACSGSYSAAEPEIKLRLVSFSVTKAAHDQIIPKFVEKWQKEHNQKVIFEQSYGGSVAQAADVIAGKQEADIVHFALPLDVIRIQQAGLIKSSWQIRTPRNGIVSRSVAAIVTRKGNPKGIKTWADLAKNDVKLIAANPQTSGIGIWELLAFWGSVTQNGGDEATALKYITKVYQNTAALTKDAREASDLFFQQAQGDVLITYENEVNLAEKTALKLPYIIPEINISIDNPVAVVDKNVDKHKTRKVAEAFVDFLYSSEAQREFAKLQYRPVNPTVTQEVASQYPPIQTLFTAQDLGGWDMIKTKFLENGAIFDQVKVNSKA, from the coding sequence ATGAATAAGTCGCAGCATCCGGCTCGATGGGGAATTTTTCAAATTGAGCATATATATACTTGCATTGAAAAAACTGCACAGGTAATGCAAGTTTTGTCTCAGCAAATTATAGGAATCTGGTTAAATCAACACGCTGTTAAAAGGTTCACCTATTTATTCTTTTTAGGTACAATTTTAAGTGTAGTGATCACCGCCTGTTCTGGAAGTTATTCTGCTGCGGAACCAGAGATAAAGCTGAGGTTAGTTTCTTTCTCTGTCACTAAAGCCGCTCATGACCAAATAATTCCGAAATTTGTTGAAAAGTGGCAAAAAGAACACAATCAAAAAGTAATTTTTGAGCAAAGTTACGGGGGTTCTGTTGCTCAAGCTGCTGATGTGATTGCTGGAAAGCAAGAAGCAGATATAGTACACTTCGCCCTGCCTTTAGATGTTATTAGAATTCAACAAGCAGGGTTGATTAAATCTAGTTGGCAAATTAGAACCCCCAGAAATGGTATTGTTAGTAGATCAGTTGCAGCAATTGTCACCCGCAAAGGCAATCCGAAAGGGATTAAAACTTGGGCAGACTTAGCTAAAAACGACGTGAAATTAATTGCAGCTAACCCTCAAACTTCTGGTATTGGTATTTGGGAATTATTAGCTTTTTGGGGTTCAGTTACGCAAAATGGCGGAGATGAAGCGACAGCTTTAAAATATATTACAAAAGTTTATCAAAATACTGCTGCACTCACAAAAGATGCTCGTGAAGCCAGTGATTTATTTTTCCAACAAGCCCAAGGTGATGTTTTAATTACCTATGAAAATGAGGTAAATTTAGCTGAAAAAACAGCATTAAAACTACCTTATATTATACCGGAAATAAATATTTCGATAGATAATCCTGTAGCTGTAGTTGATAAAAATGTTGATAAACACAAAACAAGAAAAGTAGCAGAAGCATTTGTAGATTTCCTTTATTCTTCAGAAGCTCAACGGGAATTTGCTAAATTACAATATCGTCCAGTGAATCCCACAGTTACCCAAGAAGTAGCATCACAATATCCCCCAATTCAAACTTTATTTACAGCCCAAGATTTAGGGGGATGGGATATGATTAAAACAAAATTTTTGGAAAATGGGGCAATTTTTGACCAAGTTAAAGTTAACAGTAAAGCGTAA